The Malassezia restricta chromosome I, complete sequence genome contains the following window.
ACATATTAGCCACCAGCCAGTCAACCCACCTCATCGTCCGACATGGCTTGTGCTTGTGTCACGCGCAGTGACGCGCAGGACCGTTGTCATGCTCTCCACAGTTGTGGAATTAAGTTCTCCAGGCCCGGGTTCTGGATGAGAACGACCCTGGCGTCCGAACACTCGCCTTGCTTTTTGCGCAGCATTGCTGTTACGTTATCGCGATGGCCCAAACTGTACGTGGATATGGTGGTCTAACCATGTAGGACAAGCTCTCTGTGTATCCTGAGGCTGATAAGGAATTGACCGTTGTGGAGACTCATACggagctcgagcggcaAGTgtctcgcgctcgccagGCCGTGCAGAGCTTTTCGGCCAAGTTCCTGGGATCTGTTCGCTCGGGTGTCAACTCCGTGATCAAGACGGAAGACAAGGTTGAAGGTACGTGATCCAAATGTGGTGTACTTACGAATCCAAGACCGCGTCAGCAGCCTGCTTGCCAAGAATGAAAACCTCACTCCCAACGGTCTCTACGTGGGTGTACTGACGCTTGCCAGTATGGTCTTCACGCGCCACCGCGCATTTCCTATACGATGGACTGTGCCTCCCGTTGTGCTTGTCGCATCCATGCGGTACTTCTTGCCTGGCACCAGTGACAATATTGCCGAGTACTACGAAAAGAAGGAAGAGGCCCTCTCGAAGCCATTTAGTGAggcgcgacgtgcccaATGGACCCGTGCTAAGCAGTTCTGGTACACTGGCATTGACCACCTTCAGATGACGCGCGAGAAACTTGCCGGCACGTGGACGTCCAGCGTACGAGGCCTGGAAGACTCGACGGGGCTTCAGGTGAGCTCGATTCTGTCCGGCTCCGATGCGACTCCCAGCGCCACACCAAATTCGGCAGAGCCGAAGCAAACGAGGAAACTCGTATAGATGGGTATCTTGCTATAATACATGCATGGATCATAGGCCTTGACGCCGTCGGGCAGCCTGCTTGGAATGCGAGTTGGCTATCAAGCGACGGGCGAGCTTTTGAGCGGCTGGTGTTAGATGTTGAGCAGAGCGCAAGGAATGATCTTGGCGGGGCGTTCGTTGAGAGTCTTTCCGAGCTTGTTGCGACTCGGACCATGCTCGTCGGATATCTGGCGTCGTGTAGCCATGTTCTGTAGAGCTCGCGGGTTCTAGAATGCGATCTTGACTCCATCCAATTCGTTCGCGCAGTGTTGCGTCGCGTAGCTCGCTTTCTATGCGTGCGTGCTTTTCTGTACGAAACGCCTTACGAAGTCGAGCATTCATCGTGTATGGATCAGACCATTGCTCAGCAGAAACCTGTTCGAGCTCTGCTATGCGGTCTTGATAGGAAGAAACGCTGCCCTTCACCAAATTTTGCCGCTCAATGTCAGCAAAGGCGCCGTCCATACTCGATGTGCTTTGCTCGCTTCTGCCAATCACGACATCATCTTCGCTGGGTTCCCATTCCCGTACTTGCTTCCGTGCACCTGATACGACCACATATTCCGTGTTCTTTGTGAGAGTTCATACACTTACTTTGGGATCGGTGCGTATCTCGAACGGTGCTTTGCACATGGTACATTTGCATCGGAATAGCCACACTGGGGTAGAATAATATGAGCCAGCTGGGACCTTTTCAGCATTGAAACGAACACCTTGGGCCAAATGATTCTGACAAGAGTCACTGAAAGTGAGAACGGCTTCGACGTACCACCAGATCGAAAAGGGAAGCTCAACTTCCGTCAGCATGTAGCGTACGTACATCGCACTTTGGTCGTCCTTGGGCCATTGCTTTTTAATGGATGAAAACTCTTCTCAAGCTCCCTGCGCTCTGCTTCTTCATCGCGAGGACGATATCGCCCCACTAGACGCGTAAGCTGCCTAACCGCGCTCCTCACTACACACTGCCAAAACCCTGCATGGTGACCACAGGCCAAGAATCACAAGAGCCTCCACAAGAAAGCGCCACTATGGCAACGTCTGTTCACGATACAACCAGTACTTTTCCCTGGTGggatcggcacgccgaagACGAGCGAGAAGCTAGATTTAGTGAGGAGTATACTTACGTCTAATCGTGTTGCCTTACTCATAGCGTCTTGCTCTGTTGTTTCGACGCAGCTGTCAAAAAGCCATTCCAGAGCATACGGTGGTGTTTTGCAAGGGCGATCTTGTTCGGGAAGCTGAGCCGCATCGCCCTGATCCTGGTCGACGATATATTCACGGATGCGCTCGTTTAATGACGAAAGAGCGCGCTTTGGTTGGAGTGCCAAATGTAATCTGATGTGAGATCAGTTAACGTACCCTCGAAGATAATTCCAAGCACTTGCATTATGGGGGGCCATCGCAATTTTCTCCAGTGCGTAGCTGCATCATGTTAGAAAGCAGCATACGTACTTGATTTCTGCATCGCGGACCTCTTCCATTTCAGCGGGCAGCTCGCTTCGTCCATGCATAGCACGCCCAAAGATGCAGTACCAGCGATGATTGTATGCACTGTTGTTTCGTACGTCATTTTGTATCATTTTATCAGCATAGGCAATATCTGAAGCCCAAAAGTGCGGGTATTGGCCGGCTCCCACGGCACTAACGCTTTCATCTCGTAAGCCGAGTCCCCCAAAATGCGCGAGAATCCATTGACGATACGCCCATGTATGGTAGTTTTTCCCGTCGTGATTAAGCACCGATGAAACAAATTCAAGTTCCCGAGACGGGTCACCCAATATGGACACAATCAATTTCCGGTGTTGCCTGCGCGTCAGTGTCATGTTAGCGTACCAGACCTGGTAGTTCTTCATATTCACTAATGCAAACGTGTCAAGAAAGTCCAGCTCTTTGTACAAGCGGTCATTTTCCTGCCCTGATAATGCCATCTGGATCAAGACATGCGCACGGCACTGCCATACTGTGTAGTTGGCAGGATTCATATGGACTAACATGTCCGTGAGGGCCAGTGCGCGCTCTGATACTTCCATTTGGCCTTCATTTTTTTCTCTTAGTGCTCTGAACAAGCTCATGGCCCTGACATCTGTCACGTAAGTCAAGGTAGGAACACGTACACTGTGGGTCGTACAAGATGGGACATAGTGGTTCAGGTCCATCGTTCTGCGGGACGGGAACAATGTCCTTCCAAATAGGTGCATGTAAATCAAAGGCAGACATTTCTTCGTCCAGATCTTTTTCTTGATCGGTGAGCTCAGAGAGAATCACCATCTTTCAAGGTGAAGCGTGCTTAAATGTCAACGCAGTACCCACGCCAGGATGATGCTATGTGGAGGGAACAACAAACAATTCTTTGTTCCTAGATGAATCAGTGAGTCACTCTATAGGGGAACTTCAGTCAAATGCCAGAAGACGAAGGGGGCACCTGTGCGTGTGTACCGAAAGCCTAAAGAGATGTCAGCTAATGCCAACTCGACGTCATATTTGCGCCAACCAGGAAGATGTACCTTTAAATCAGCTGAGGATGTGCTTGATCCAACAGAGTATTCCAAACGTGATACATCGAGGCGCTTTGGCCACATATTATGTAGGCGTAAGGTGGCTTCGATCAAAGAAACGTGGCGAAAGTGCTGCATATAGTAATTCTGAATTGTACAGAGCGTTGATCGAACAGCATCACTCAGTAGCCTTTCGCTTGCCATCAGCGCCTTGTCACTTTTCATGGGTTCTTTCTCCACCAACAAATTCAATGGCGGGTCCAGAGCCAATGAAAGGATTGTCACGACATTTTGATGTGGTCCGAGGCACGAAGTTGACGTACAAAGCGGAAAGAACAGCTCCAAATCCTTGCTTAGATTGAAGGGGCtctcgagctcgagcacatcaaACGTCTTTTTCATGCAAAGTGAAGCCAGACCTAAGCTGTCCTCCGCCAAAGTGCTGCTCAAAGCCATTTGACGTGCTACCACATCATCTGTCAAAGTGTGAGAGAGACGTTTCTCATGAGCTTGGCCATGATCAAGAAAGTCGTTTCCAGGCTCGTGCCAAATGTGAGCCGCATTTGTGATCATGTTTTCAAACAAGTGGGTATTCGCGCTTCCAGAACAATAAGAACGAGCACTTTGCAAGCCAGCACCATAAGACATGGAGAGATGCATGCGAGGTCCATGAGGAAAAAGAGCCCAAGTCATGGCAAAACTGCCAAGACGATACGGAACTGCACGAAATATTGAACGCAGCAGAGCGCGCGTCGATATTCCCAAAGCGGCAGCTCAGAGGCGATGGGGGAGGAACACACAACAAGCTTGACTTGACACAAGAAAGTGACATGCAATTATCTCATAAAATATCCGTCTGGAACAAGAGTTTGGATGATGCTTGGATGGATTAACCGGTGATGAAAGTTTGACACTCGAATGAACGGGTACtcgcacgagcgccgccacgggTAGGCTCACATGAGCATGAGACCACTGCACGTATTTGACCCATGAGCCAAGACAGCTGTTAGTTTGACATGCATTTGTGGCGAAATTTCGTGCCTGCATGGTGCTGATGGTAGTCTTGTGCAGGCGAAGGCCATGAAGCAGGATTCCCGCGTATGTGAAAAATACCAAAGTCGCAGCTGGCAGTCGCTGAGCCTGATCATCGCAGGTTTGCCTTTGGCAGGCGTTGTTGAAATGCATTCTTTCGTAAATACATTTCACGTAGTGCTCGTCAAGCATATATCCGTGACCCAGCAAAGTTCATGGCTGCTTTACAGCAAAAGAATGAAAGAAATACACAGCGGTGCCACGAGGAAGAGCAAGAAGGGGATAGCAGGGCGAACGGCGGCGCTCAAAATGAGAATAGGGAACATGTTTTGGTATTTGCCTTCGCCAATGGAGCCCGATAATGGCCTGAATCCAGCCATTTTATCAGGCTCGTTGCTGAGAAGTGCGTCACAGCGGGGAATGACACAGGCATACTTCGTGTCCGTCTTGGCTTGAATACGGAACCAGCATTCTGAGTAGGCCTCTGACGTGCAACAAGTGCTAACGACCGTCTCGGTCCAGCTGGCTTGCTGATTGTCGTCCAAATCATTGCTCATCTGGCAGGTGCCCTTGCTTGTATCGGCTGTGATGGAGGCCGTGGCACCAGGGGCAACAGAGCCGGCGTTTTCGATATGGTTCGAGGTTGTCGCATTTCTCTTCTCTAGCGAGGGTGTTGAGGCAGGGGTCGGGAGGGGTTCGTTCATCGACAGAGATGTATGTGAGATGGCAGGATGGGCCACATTCTGCTTGGCATAACCTCCGAGCAGTTGAGCACTGTCACTGGCATGGTGAGTGGCATCGGACATACGTACTCCAGCTCATACAACACCTGGGCAGCACCCAGTGTGACAAGAAAGGCAAGTAGCACTCGAAGAGTGAGAAAACAGTGCATGCTTGTCTGAACGAGTGGTATACGGGTGGTATGCCTGCGCGACAGACACGCGACCGCGTTGCTGAGAGAGGGCGCCCAAAAAAGTTGGGCTGGTACGCGGCCCCTATTCCCACGTGGGGCACATGCCTATGGGCTGGCAACAAATAGTGGGGCGCCACTACGTAACACGGGTGCCGGACTATTGGCTCTGTGATCGGACATGTTGTAGGGTGGCCAACATGGCTTGAAGCAGATCGCTGCGCAGATCCTTCGAGTCTTCCAGGCCTACAGAAATGCGGATCAGGCGTGGATCCGTATCGGGAGAGGCGATGACGCGCTGCTCAATGAGCGATTCAacgccgccgagcgaggTGGCAGGAACAAAGTAGGACAAAAAGTGCGGCAAGTACTTGGCGTAGTCAGCATGAGCCGTAAGGAGACCAAACGTAGGCGAGCCGCCCATCGGAAGCTGGGTCTTTGGGTCGAATGCGTGGTTTTCTTTCTGTGTGTCGGCGACTTCCTCGGGATACGCTGGGCGTGGCTGCAGAGACGAGTGCCAGACCTGCTTGACGAagcggccatgcgcgatATCATCAGGCACATGCTCAGCGGGGAGTTGACCTTCGGTCAGACTGTACAAAAACTGCACGAGATTCGTAGCTGTCGCCGATtggtggcgcacgcggaGGGGCATCGTACGGAGCGAGCGCAGTAAGAGAAAAGTCTCGAGGCTACCGGGCACAC
Protein-coding sequences here:
- a CDS encoding mitochondrial organizing structure protein 2 is translated as MAQTDKLSVYPEADKELTVVETHTELERQVSRARQAVQSFSAKFLGSVRSGVNSVIKTEDKVEDRVSSLLAKNENLTPNGLYVGVLTLASMVFTRHRAFPIRWTVPPVVLVASMRYFLPGTSDNIAEYYEKKEEALSKPFSEARRAQWTRAKQFWYTGIDHLQMTREKLAGTWTSSVRGLEDSTGLQVSSILSGSDATPSATPNSAEPKQTRKLV
- a CDS encoding coiled-coil domain protein 130; translated protein: MQGFGMGRYRPRDEEAERRELEKSFHPLKSNGPRTTKVRFELPFSIWCDSCQNHLAQGVRFNAEKVPAGSYYSTPVWLFRCKCTMCKAPFEIRTDPKNTEYVVVSGARKQVREWEPSEDDVVIGRSEQSTSSMDGAFADIERQNLVKGSVSSYQDRIAELEQVSAEQWSDPYTMNARLRKAFRTEKHARIESELRDATLRERIGWSQDRILEPASSTEHGYTTPDIRRAWSESQQARKDSQRTPRQDHSLRSAQHLTPAAQKLARRLIANSHSKQAARRRQGL
- a CDS encoding protein farnesyltransferase/geranylgeranyltransferase type-1 subunit alpha gives rise to the protein MVILSELTDQEKDLDEEMSAFDLHAPIWKDIVPVPQNDGPEPLCPILYDPQYVRAMSLFRALREKNEGQMEVSERALALTDMLVHMNPANYTVWQCRAHVLIQMALSGQENDRLYKELDFLDTFALVNMKNYQVWQHRKLIVSILGDPSRELEFVSSVLNHDGKNYHTWAYRQWILAHFGGLGLRDESVSAVGAGQYPHFWASDIAYADKMIQNDVRNNSAYNHRWYCIFGRAMHGRSELPAEMEEVRDAEINYALEKIAMAPHNASAWNYLRGLHLALQPKRALSSLNERIREYIVDQDQGDAAQLPEQDRPCKTPPYALEWLFDSCVETTEQDAMSKATRLDLLARLRRADPTREKYWLYREQTLP